The Spiroplasma endosymbiont of Atherix ibis nucleotide sequence TTATTTTCCTAAAAATACTGAAAAAATGGTCTATATAGAACCATTTTTTGGGGAAGGAAGTTGTGGACTAAATGCGTTAAGAGAAAATTTATTTAAAAATTATCATTTTAATGATATAGATGAGAATTTAATTAATTTTTGAAATTGATTTGTAGAACTAAAAAATGATAATAGTTTTAATGATATTATCAATCAAATACCATTTTTTCTATTTTATCCAATTTCTAATTTAGAAAAGTTGAAAAATAGTGAAATGATATCTACAAATAAAAATTTATTATTTTTAGTTAATAATAATTTAACTTTTAATGGCCAAAGTTGAGGAACTTTAACTCAAAAAAGATTGGAACAAAATTGAAATTGTAATAAAAGAAATAGAATTGATTTATGTTTCGATTTATTAAAAGCAAATGAAAATAAAATAAAATTTTCTAATTTTAATTTTTTAAGTAATTGAAGCACTATTAAATTTAATGAAAGTTTATTTATGTATCTTGATCCACCATATTTTTCAAATAAAGGAAAACCATATAAATATAAATTTACAATTAAACAATTTAATGAATTTAAAAATAAAGTTGATGAGTATAGAAAATTAGGAATAAAAATTCTAATTAGTTTAGATGATTGTTTTGAAGTTAGAGAATTATTTAAAGATTACTACATTCATGAAGCTGAGTGAAAATATACTTCTTCGAATACTAAAGGTAATAAAAAATGTAAATTAGGAAAAGAACTGTTTATTACAAATTATGAGGTGAAAAATGAAAATTAAAACACTAGAGCTTTTTGGAGGAATAGGAAGTCCCAGAAAGGAATTAGAGAATTTAGGGTTAGATATAAAACATATTGATTATGTAGAATGATGAAAACATCCTGTAGAAGCATATAATCGAATTTTTGATAACAATTACAAAGCACAAGATATTAAAGAATGAAATTTAAATGTAGATATGCTTATACATGGTAGTCCATGTCAAGATTTTTCAGTAGCAGGAAAAAATGATTTATCTAGTGGAAGATCAATTTTATATAGACGAACATTAGAAATAATTAAAAAAGAATTAAATCCTAGGCCTAAGGTTGTAATTTGAGAAAACGTAAAAGGTTTAATTTCAAAAAAGAACTTTCCTCATTTTCAACATTATTTAGATACTATGAAAAGTTATGGATATAAAAATCATTATAAAATTCTAAACTCAAAAGATTTTGGGATTTCTCAAAGCAGAAACAGAGTTTTTGTAATTAGTATTTTAAAAGGACAAGATAAATTTAATAATAATTTTAGTTTTGAAAATTTAGAAATAACTGAATATAAACCTTTAAAAGAATTTTTAGAACCGACTAAAGAAATTGGTAAAGAATATTATATAACTCAAAAATCAATGTCTAAAGCAATAGAAGAAGGTAAAGTTAAAATTA carries:
- a CDS encoding DNA adenine methylase, which gives rise to MIKSKFISPLTWPGGKAKQWNLIKSYFPKNTEKMVYIEPFFGEGSCGLNALRENLFKNYHFNDIDENLINFWNWFVELKNDNSFNDIINQIPFFLFYPISNLEKLKNSEMISTNKNLLFLVNNNLTFNGQSWGTLTQKRLEQNWNCNKRNRIDLCFDLLKANENKIKFSNFNFLSNWSTIKFNESLFMYLDPPYFSNKGKPYKYKFTIKQFNEFKNKVDEYRKLGIKILISLDDCFEVRELFKDYYIHEAEWKYTSSNTKGNKKCKLGKELFITNYEVKNEN
- a CDS encoding DNA (cytosine-5-)-methyltransferase — encoded protein: MKIKTLELFGGIGSPRKELENLGLDIKHIDYVEWWKHPVEAYNRIFDNNYKAQDIKEWNLNVDMLIHGSPCQDFSVAGKNDLSSGRSILYRRTLEIIKKELNPRPKVVIWENVKGLISKKNFPHFQHYLDTMKSYGYKNHYKILNSKDFGISQSRNRVFVISILKGQDKFNNNFSFENLEITEYKPLKEFLEPTKEIGKEYYITQKSMSKAIEEGKVKIIDNVVDTILTKQVRWNNQGVLKIPLTTFNQENYVHNLDKAIAPTLTAGRANSRIKIAIPLLEIETKDFINFKTISRTIDGELVKRSHNRIWKEDKYVGTIAALSNTKIKVEAIEPIPNVPIFIIEGKPYHLRILTQREAWRLMGWDDKSIDKVIDMPKTHMYHMAGNAIVIQVLEAIFKELINIKR